In Chitinophaga sp. HK235, a single window of DNA contains:
- a CDS encoding LytTR family DNA-binding domain-containing protein — MDQMITCLVVDDEPYARDLMENYISRIPYLQAVAFCEKAFDAIDVLQQQSVDLLFSDIQMPNINGIEMIRSLSNPPFVIFATASPDYAVDGFELDAVDYLVKPISFERFLKAVNKARGHIQQKRPQALPAAPPAPPVANHLFVKDGYKLSKILFEDIYYIEGMKDYIKLVCKQKNVITYMRMKAIEDALPEDQFIRIHKSYIVRVQAIKSIIGNTAELINNESVIISKSCRADLNKRLGISGSQEK; from the coding sequence ATGGACCAGATGATTACCTGTCTTGTAGTAGATGATGAACCATACGCAAGGGACCTGATGGAAAATTATATATCCAGGATTCCTTATCTCCAGGCGGTGGCTTTCTGTGAGAAAGCCTTTGACGCCATAGATGTACTGCAGCAACAATCCGTCGACCTTTTGTTTTCAGACATTCAGATGCCGAATATCAATGGTATTGAAATGATCCGTTCCCTGAGCAATCCGCCTTTTGTGATTTTTGCCACTGCTTCTCCCGACTATGCGGTAGATGGTTTTGAGCTGGATGCGGTAGACTACCTCGTAAAGCCTATTTCATTCGAACGTTTCCTGAAAGCTGTCAATAAAGCGAGGGGCCATATACAGCAGAAACGCCCGCAAGCCTTGCCTGCGGCTCCGCCGGCACCACCCGTGGCCAACCACCTCTTCGTAAAGGATGGCTACAAACTCTCCAAAATACTTTTTGAAGATATCTACTATATCGAAGGCATGAAGGATTACATCAAACTGGTATGTAAACAGAAAAATGTGATCACCTACATGCGCATGAAAGCCATTGAAGACGCCTTGCCGGAAGATCAGTTTATCCGCATTCACAAATCATATATCGTAAGGGTCCAGGCTATCAAGTCGATCATCGGCAATACGGCCGAACTGATCAACAACGAGTCTGTAATCATCTCCAAATCCTGCCGCGCCGATCTGAATAAACGACTGGGCATTAGTGGGTCACAGGAGAAATAG
- a CDS encoding rhomboid family intramembrane serine protease, whose translation MSPKIYRIKTFFLPFLWILLLFITGYSFLNWLLFTHYAVFPVREEILDVGLPVVLSLVPAWVWMWPRIKMFSLREKADGLYYFVVILGVVIPSVITQSYIRKLNEGLVKLNTISEITQYHADAYQVNKLYIDKRRASSWSYATIEGKNSTAYVYHIYIAAPLLNDVRDTVSTQCAAWYGVRYRATISNRLSEEEKDRQCRQYALLCEQQFQAADLKDFVYLERLGNTNQRPLFLQAAARNLWFQAPENIVLMPVKESFGIRADGFLPWIFGTVAAFLALWLVMCLYTELKIPEQMAGKQPPDWRWPATHLLAWMMGSSLFFGLITHAVAYGLTALGASSRPLVQGGQWWRLLLSIFLNITILQGFYTVVFYLAGYILEPLLKWKWLLLWLVCGLAGNIMSIVMNPDYLFFGASGAVLGCWGFLLVFIFAGVFSKDTGTNLLYAIGCLAVVVLGLLLGLKGTSDSAADLGGLACGILLGILYYRKHRDLAVYKD comes from the coding sequence ATGTCTCCCAAAATCTACCGGATAAAGACTTTTTTCCTTCCTTTTCTGTGGATACTCCTGTTGTTTATAACAGGCTACAGCTTCCTGAACTGGCTGTTGTTTACCCATTATGCTGTTTTCCCGGTAAGGGAAGAAATACTGGATGTTGGATTGCCGGTTGTATTGAGTTTAGTGCCAGCCTGGGTATGGATGTGGCCCCGCATCAAAATGTTTTCGTTGCGTGAGAAGGCTGATGGGTTGTATTATTTTGTGGTGATCCTGGGAGTGGTCATTCCTTCCGTGATAACGCAATCGTATATACGAAAATTAAATGAAGGTCTGGTAAAACTGAACACTATCAGTGAAATCACACAATATCACGCTGATGCTTATCAGGTCAATAAACTGTATATCGACAAACGGCGTGCCTCCTCATGGTCGTATGCTACCATAGAAGGCAAAAACAGTACAGCGTATGTTTACCACATTTATATTGCCGCTCCGCTATTGAACGATGTGCGGGATACCGTCAGTACCCAGTGTGCGGCCTGGTACGGTGTAAGGTATCGGGCAACGATCAGCAACCGTTTATCGGAGGAGGAAAAAGACCGGCAATGCCGCCAGTATGCCCTGTTGTGTGAACAGCAATTTCAGGCTGCTGATTTAAAGGATTTTGTTTATCTCGAGCGGTTGGGTAATACGAATCAGCGGCCTTTGTTTCTGCAGGCAGCTGCCAGGAATCTCTGGTTCCAGGCCCCGGAAAATATAGTGCTGATGCCTGTGAAGGAATCGTTCGGTATAAGGGCGGATGGTTTTTTGCCCTGGATCTTTGGTACGGTGGCCGCTTTCCTGGCACTCTGGCTGGTTATGTGCCTGTATACGGAGTTAAAGATACCGGAGCAGATGGCCGGAAAACAGCCACCAGACTGGAGGTGGCCAGCAACCCATCTGCTTGCCTGGATGATGGGTTCTTCTTTGTTCTTCGGGTTGATAACGCATGCGGTGGCCTATGGCCTGACAGCATTGGGCGCCAGTTCGCGGCCACTGGTACAGGGTGGTCAGTGGTGGCGGTTGTTACTCAGTATTTTTCTGAACATTACCATTTTACAGGGCTTCTATACCGTGGTTTTTTACCTGGCAGGTTATATACTGGAGCCATTGCTGAAATGGAAGTGGCTGTTGTTATGGCTGGTATGCGGGCTTGCGGGAAATATTATGAGTATAGTTATGAATCCTGACTATCTGTTCTTCGGGGCTTCCGGAGCGGTGTTGGGCTGTTGGGGCTTTTTGCTGGTATTTATTTTTGCTGGTGTGTTTTCGAAAGATACTGGTACCAATCTGTTGTATGCGATAGGGTGCCTGGCGGTGGTGGTATTAGGGCTATTGCTGGGCTTAAAAGGTACTTCCGATAGCGCTGCCGATCTGGGTGGGCTGGCATGTGGTATACTGCTGGGCATACTGTACTACCGGAAGCACCGTGACCTGGCTGTTTATAAAGACTGA
- a CDS encoding c-type cytochrome has translation MKKIKWRTVILLGLLAVSLVLVIRQLLRRANVWVEGEEDLWMAPDTASIPHTTEGEQIRYGRELIAHTAQYLGPHGRVAAISNGMNCQNCHLDAGTRPWGNNYGSTATLYPKFRARSGTVESIEKKVNDCFVRSLNGQALDSNSHELQAIIAYIHWLGKDLPKGYKTPGSGIKDLEYLPIPADTSKGKIVFLQKCQRCHGPDGAGERKPGSTEYLYPPLWGPNSYNTGAGLYRISRFAGYVKYNMPQGIDYQHPQLSDEEAWNVAAFVNSQPRPEKAFPADWPDIRTKPPDHPYGPFSDTYSAIQHKYGPFGPIARQHKKK, from the coding sequence ATGAAAAAAATAAAATGGCGTACGGTAATACTATTAGGACTGTTGGCCGTAAGCCTGGTATTGGTGATCAGACAACTTCTACGCCGCGCCAACGTGTGGGTGGAAGGTGAGGAAGATCTGTGGATGGCACCGGATACCGCCTCCATTCCCCATACCACCGAAGGCGAGCAGATACGATATGGCCGTGAACTGATCGCGCATACTGCGCAGTATCTCGGTCCGCATGGCCGTGTAGCAGCCATCAGCAATGGTATGAATTGCCAGAACTGCCACCTCGACGCCGGCACCAGGCCCTGGGGTAACAACTACGGCAGTACAGCCACTTTGTATCCCAAATTCAGAGCCCGCAGCGGCACAGTGGAGTCGATAGAAAAAAAAGTAAACGATTGTTTTGTCCGTAGTCTCAATGGCCAGGCACTCGACAGCAACAGCCACGAACTACAGGCCATCATCGCTTATATACACTGGCTCGGAAAAGATCTGCCCAAAGGCTATAAAACACCCGGCAGCGGTATCAAAGACCTGGAATATCTTCCAATACCGGCAGACACCTCGAAAGGCAAGATCGTTTTTCTGCAAAAATGCCAGCGCTGCCATGGCCCGGATGGTGCAGGTGAACGTAAACCCGGCAGCACAGAATACCTGTATCCTCCGCTCTGGGGTCCAAACAGTTATAACACCGGAGCCGGACTATACAGAATATCCAGATTCGCCGGTTATGTCAAATATAACATGCCGCAGGGCATCGATTACCAGCATCCGCAACTCAGCGATGAAGAAGCCTGGAACGTGGCGGCTTTCGTCAACTCACAGCCCCGGCCGGAAAAAGCATTCCCGGCCGACTGGCCCGATATCCGTACTAAACCGCCTGATCATCCTTACGGCCCTTTCAGCGATACTTACTCCGCTATACAACACAAATACGGGCCCTTCGGGCCTATCGCCCGGCAGCATAAAAAAAAGTAA
- a CDS encoding GlsB/YeaQ/YmgE family stress response membrane protein, which produces MIWTIIIGGIAGWLAGKLMRGEGFGIIVDILVGIVGGWLGGWLFGKLGLHMGNGLIGSLITALVGSVILIWLVRLVKRG; this is translated from the coding sequence ATGATCTGGACTATTATTATCGGCGGTATTGCCGGTTGGCTTGCCGGTAAACTGATGCGTGGTGAAGGGTTCGGGATAATTGTAGATATCCTTGTGGGTATTGTTGGCGGCTGGCTGGGTGGCTGGCTTTTTGGTAAGCTGGGCCTGCATATGGGCAATGGCCTGATAGGGTCGCTGATAACTGCCCTGGTAGGGTCTGTCATTCTGATATGGTTGGTCCGGCTGGTAAAGCGAGGATGA
- a CDS encoding LytTR family DNA-binding domain-containing protein: protein MQYRCAIIDDEPLALDILESYIQRTNQLKLIAKTSQLATIIQLVDEKRVDLVLLDLNMRGINMDSLQYLLSKDCRFILVTAYPRDVLTDKGLDSEFGYIAKPASYKRFIKEVERVVEGVTHH from the coding sequence ATGCAATACAGGTGCGCAATAATAGATGACGAACCACTGGCGCTGGATATACTGGAAAGTTATATTCAACGGACGAATCAACTGAAGTTGATTGCGAAAACCAGTCAGCTAGCCACTATTATACAGCTGGTAGATGAAAAAAGGGTAGACCTGGTATTGCTGGATCTCAATATGCGAGGGATCAATATGGACAGCCTGCAATACCTGCTCAGTAAGGATTGTCGATTTATCCTGGTTACGGCATATCCCCGTGACGTACTGACGGATAAAGGCCTGGACAGCGAATTTGGCTATATAGCAAAACCAGCCAGTTACAAACGTTTTATCAAAGAAGTGGAAAGAGTGGTCGAAGGAGTAACTCATCACTAA
- a CDS encoding sensor histidine kinase, which translates to MLTFFRRNAGEVPTARQLLTDRFALFLSDKKYTRGIRWTIHLVMWLAMILLYTMMMSTYFSESMSVTMVLVTRNIVGSMVFFYFTFYFVIPLMLRGYVVPAILCLCLLFYFWSVISYLSSLLLVEDFYLTNDQLKRELMRVVGGGWSTTFSVMHILRISLGVIMVVAPPMVLKLVVDFTRSATRSLRLERDNLNLEVSFLKSQLNPHFLFNTLNNIYSLSIRNDSLASDLIMYLSEMMRYTLYDSNTEKVALSKEAEFLRNYVELESIRYGKNADIYFKCDPESLELHKISPLLMFPFVENAFKYSHSTTADHCWIHASMQMEDGRLVFEIANSKGEIPKNKEGVGGIGLANTRKRLALLYPGKHDLKIVNEPDVYNVKLVLTLI; encoded by the coding sequence ATGCTAACCTTTTTTAGACGTAATGCCGGTGAAGTGCCAACAGCGCGACAGTTACTGACAGATAGATTTGCCCTTTTCCTGTCAGACAAAAAATACACCCGGGGTATCAGATGGACGATCCATTTGGTAATGTGGCTGGCGATGATCCTTTTGTATACGATGATGATGTCCACATATTTTTCCGAAAGTATGAGCGTAACCATGGTGCTGGTGACGAGGAATATCGTAGGCTCTATGGTATTTTTTTATTTTACTTTTTATTTCGTGATACCGCTGATGTTGCGGGGGTATGTGGTGCCGGCTATCCTTTGTTTGTGTCTGCTTTTTTATTTCTGGTCGGTGATCAGTTATCTTTCTTCCCTATTGCTGGTGGAAGATTTTTATCTGACCAACGATCAGTTGAAGCGTGAGCTGATGCGGGTAGTAGGAGGAGGCTGGTCCACGACTTTCAGTGTGATGCATATTCTTCGGATATCCCTTGGGGTTATAATGGTAGTAGCACCTCCCATGGTTCTGAAACTGGTGGTAGACTTTACACGTTCTGCCACCCGTAGTCTGCGGCTGGAGCGGGATAATCTCAACCTGGAAGTAAGTTTTCTGAAATCACAACTGAATCCGCATTTTTTATTCAACACCCTGAATAATATTTATTCGTTGTCGATCCGGAATGATTCGCTGGCATCAGACCTGATCATGTACTTGTCTGAGATGATGCGTTACACCCTGTATGATTCCAATACAGAGAAAGTAGCCCTGAGCAAGGAAGCAGAGTTTCTGAGAAACTATGTGGAACTGGAAAGCATCCGTTATGGAAAAAATGCTGACATTTATTTTAAATGTGATCCGGAAAGTCTGGAATTGCATAAGATTTCACCATTGTTAATGTTCCCTTTTGTGGAAAATGCGTTTAAATATTCGCATAGCACCACAGCAGACCATTGCTGGATTCATGCTTCCATGCAGATGGAAGATGGCCGCCTGGTTTTTGAGATTGCCAACAGTAAAGGCGAGATACCCAAAAATAAAGAAGGGGTGGGAGGCATCGGCCTTGCCAATACCCGTAAACGCCTGGCACTGCTGTATCCCGGAAAACATGACCTGAAAATTGTTAATGAACCGGATGTGTATAATGTGAAACTTGTGCTAACATTGATATAA
- a CDS encoding DUF5686 and carboxypeptidase-like regulatory domain-containing protein has translation MTRGKVVNKFTEEPLPYATVYWKYADHGVMTDSAGEFKLKRSTRTSDTLIVRYVGYVTKAIPLAATDQVPLVIPLEATMNVGVEVKAKMDKGLVWWRQVVAHRAENAPGHYNSYYAELYNKLEIDLSNINKQRWERSRIMKPYAFVAQRVDTTSETKPFLPVFLSESVSDYYVAGSPAKVREEIRALNTSGIKNESVMQYLGGINQKINTYDNYLYIFGREFISPVSSVGDRYYHYKGLDTVIQNGQQYFHLAFTPRREGENLFSGDCWIQASTWALQKISLSVSGAVNINFVKRLDIIQEFSQRNEKEWVVTKDRFIVELAFLGKGKTTFIGRKTTLYHNIAVDQDFIVRKLNENRRKEEVVIPDSATVIGKSYLEQHRPDPLTTNEKHAITLVDTLKSMPSFKKLSNTLTFLVDGHIKMGNVEIGPWYKWISRNRIEGMRFRFDLGTTPEFSRNLRLYGYLAYGTKDESLKGKMAVSYIWPGDNGWSTLASYKDDLDNNQRGFNGEEVSLDNIFGQVVRRHGIPQKFIREQEMQLTVRKRFPEQFSLQGTVSRSQYITYDPLPPHSIFRSSPNDRSHIVNAELRLGLRYAPGEKEIRTFRKTRRVKSNLPVIDVAYAIAPSGVLNSRYQYHKVNFSIQQQFPLNRWGRVNYMVYAGRIFADKLPFVLLQIHPGNETYYYNKDAFSLMNKYEFVSDRYAGFNIEHNFNGKLLNLLPFMRKTGIRQFWNAKAVIGDLSHANRVYNQIEYGRYGMRSLDGKVYTELGTGFDNILRFFRVDAVWRLYPQKGNVSYSSFGVFGSFRLQF, from the coding sequence ATGACCCGAGGAAAGGTGGTGAACAAATTCACAGAGGAACCATTACCATATGCTACCGTGTACTGGAAATACGCCGATCATGGCGTAATGACAGACAGTGCCGGCGAATTTAAATTAAAAAGAAGCACACGGACCAGCGATACGCTTATTGTCCGCTATGTGGGATATGTTACGAAAGCTATACCGCTGGCAGCTACAGACCAGGTGCCGCTGGTGATACCGCTGGAAGCCACCATGAACGTGGGCGTAGAGGTAAAAGCCAAAATGGACAAGGGGCTGGTATGGTGGCGGCAGGTAGTAGCTCACCGGGCAGAGAACGCACCCGGACATTACAATAGTTATTACGCAGAACTGTATAATAAGCTGGAGATAGATCTCTCCAATATCAACAAACAACGCTGGGAACGTTCGCGTATCATGAAACCGTATGCCTTTGTAGCTCAGCGGGTAGATACCACCTCCGAAACAAAGCCTTTCCTGCCGGTGTTTCTCAGCGAATCCGTTTCCGATTATTATGTGGCCGGCTCTCCGGCCAAAGTGAGGGAAGAGATCCGCGCCTTAAACACCAGCGGTATCAAAAATGAGTCGGTGATGCAATACCTGGGAGGCATCAACCAGAAAATCAATACCTATGATAACTACCTGTATATCTTCGGACGGGAATTTATCAGCCCGGTGAGCAGCGTGGGCGACCGCTACTATCATTACAAAGGATTGGACACCGTTATACAAAACGGTCAGCAATATTTTCACCTTGCCTTTACTCCCCGTCGGGAAGGAGAAAACCTTTTCTCCGGCGACTGCTGGATACAGGCTTCCACCTGGGCTTTGCAGAAGATCAGCCTTTCGGTGTCAGGAGCAGTGAACATTAACTTCGTAAAAAGACTGGACATTATCCAGGAATTCAGCCAGCGCAACGAAAAAGAATGGGTGGTGACCAAAGACCGTTTTATCGTGGAACTGGCTTTTCTGGGGAAAGGAAAAACAACCTTTATCGGCAGAAAAACAACGTTGTACCATAACATCGCTGTGGACCAGGATTTTATCGTCCGGAAACTGAACGAGAACCGCCGTAAGGAAGAAGTAGTAATACCAGACAGTGCCACTGTCATCGGCAAAAGTTATCTGGAACAACACCGCCCTGATCCACTGACTACCAATGAAAAACATGCTATAACGTTGGTGGATACACTAAAATCGATGCCTTCTTTTAAAAAGCTCAGTAACACGCTTACCTTCCTGGTGGATGGGCATATTAAAATGGGTAATGTAGAAATAGGCCCCTGGTATAAGTGGATCAGCCGTAACAGGATAGAAGGGATGCGTTTCCGTTTTGATCTGGGCACTACACCAGAGTTCAGCCGTAATCTGCGATTGTATGGTTATCTGGCCTACGGTACAAAAGATGAATCCCTGAAAGGGAAAATGGCAGTGTCTTATATATGGCCCGGTGATAATGGCTGGAGTACGCTGGCTTCCTACAAAGACGATCTTGATAATAATCAGCGCGGCTTTAACGGAGAGGAGGTATCTCTGGATAACATCTTTGGCCAGGTGGTACGCCGGCATGGCATCCCGCAGAAATTTATCCGCGAACAGGAAATGCAGCTGACGGTAAGGAAGCGGTTCCCTGAGCAGTTTTCTCTGCAGGGCACTGTTTCGCGAAGCCAGTATATCACCTATGATCCGCTGCCACCGCACAGTATATTCCGGTCATCTCCCAATGACAGAAGCCATATCGTGAATGCTGAGCTCAGGCTGGGCTTACGGTATGCTCCGGGTGAGAAGGAAATACGCACTTTCCGCAAAACACGCAGAGTAAAGAGTAATCTGCCGGTGATTGATGTGGCTTATGCAATTGCTCCATCCGGTGTGCTCAACAGCCGGTATCAGTATCATAAAGTTAATTTCAGTATACAGCAGCAGTTTCCGCTTAACCGCTGGGGACGCGTGAATTACATGGTTTATGCCGGAAGGATTTTTGCAGACAAACTACCGTTTGTATTACTGCAGATCCATCCGGGTAATGAAACCTACTATTATAATAAAGATGCTTTCAGCCTGATGAATAAATATGAGTTTGTGAGTGACCGTTATGCGGGCTTCAACATAGAACATAACTTCAATGGCAAACTACTGAACCTGTTGCCTTTTATGCGCAAAACGGGTATCCGTCAGTTCTGGAATGCAAAAGCTGTAATAGGGGACCTGTCTCATGCTAACCGCGTATACAATCAGATAGAATACGGCCGTTATGGTATGCGTTCCCTGGATGGGAAAGTATATACCGAATTGGGTACCGGCTTTGATAACATTCTTCGTTTCTTCCGGGTAGATGCTGTATGGCGGCTTTATCCGCAGAAGGGAAATGTGTCTTACAGCAGTTTTGGTGTGTTTGGGAGTTTCAGATTACAGTTCTGA
- a CDS encoding DsrE family protein — MKKLLITFTLLLGYIFCYAQADYKVIFDITSKNPDAQNTIIRQLNGILKGNPNAQLEVAVYGDALDMVLKDKSKVEPAISDLIKNHKNLNIKVCGATMKRNNKNASELIPGVQVVPDAIYEIITKQKEGWGYIKVAE, encoded by the coding sequence ATGAAAAAGCTGCTAATCACTTTTACACTTTTACTGGGTTACATTTTCTGCTATGCACAAGCAGACTATAAAGTAATCTTCGATATCACCAGTAAAAACCCGGATGCACAAAACACCATTATACGGCAACTCAATGGTATCCTGAAGGGCAATCCCAACGCACAACTCGAAGTAGCCGTATACGGAGATGCCCTGGACATGGTACTAAAAGATAAATCAAAAGTGGAACCCGCCATCTCCGACCTCATCAAAAATCATAAAAACCTGAACATTAAAGTATGTGGCGCCACCATGAAAAGAAACAACAAAAACGCCAGTGAACTGATTCCCGGCGTACAGGTTGTGCCCGACGCCATCTATGAAATCATCACCAAACAAAAAGAAGGATGGGGGTATATTAAAGTAGCAGAATAA
- a CDS encoding AraC family transcriptional regulator: MFKVRHFQPHGLLHNYIRSYQVLESDFPEESNRRMTLLPHYSQHLLFNLGQERTVYDVHHRQYLAPAIVTGPHDSICEWYIAPGMKHLVASLQPGAWYRFFRIPPHLCCNKSTDLSVFLGPEILETGHRIRACNNLEQQIHILESYLLEQLSAQKHFAGRNIEEVIRLILAANGNITIRQLETAVFLTKRTLERTFLEQTGLHLKMFCRIVRFRKAIEYLTRMRYPHWGLLASQTGYCDQTHFINEFRYFTRCLPHQFSDALQDTDQLWTL, encoded by the coding sequence ATGTTTAAAGTCCGGCATTTTCAGCCTCATGGGTTGCTTCACAACTACATTCGCTCCTATCAGGTCCTGGAAAGCGATTTCCCGGAAGAAAGCAACAGGCGCATGACCCTTTTACCACACTACAGCCAGCACCTGTTATTTAACCTCGGACAGGAAAGAACCGTCTATGATGTACATCACCGGCAATACCTCGCTCCTGCCATCGTAACAGGACCACACGACAGCATCTGCGAATGGTATATTGCACCAGGCATGAAACATCTGGTGGCCAGCCTTCAACCTGGCGCCTGGTACAGGTTTTTCAGGATTCCGCCCCATCTGTGCTGTAACAAAAGCACCGACCTGTCTGTGTTCCTTGGCCCGGAGATCCTTGAAACAGGGCATCGTATCAGGGCCTGTAACAATCTCGAGCAACAGATCCATATCCTGGAATCCTATCTTCTGGAACAGCTGAGCGCACAAAAACATTTCGCCGGAAGAAATATTGAAGAAGTCATACGGCTCATCCTGGCGGCCAATGGTAATATCACCATCCGGCAACTGGAAACAGCCGTATTCCTTACCAAACGTACATTGGAACGTACTTTCCTCGAACAAACCGGGCTGCATCTGAAAATGTTTTGCCGTATTGTACGTTTCCGGAAAGCTATTGAATACCTGACCAGGATGCGCTATCCTCATTGGGGCCTGCTGGCAAGTCAAACCGGGTATTGCGACCAGACCCATTTTATCAATGAGTTCCGCTATTTCACCCGTTGCCTGCCCCATCAGTTTTCAGATGCGCTGCAAGACACAGACCAGCTGTGGACGCTATAA